From the Lepidochelys kempii isolate rLepKem1 chromosome 2, rLepKem1.hap2, whole genome shotgun sequence genome, one window contains:
- the LOC140907964 gene encoding uncharacterized protein, which translates to MGSSLSALQVQHRNELQYLLRKAQHDCPARELTLLLQEVRAKCPWYPEAGSLKLADWERLGQTLHKEPRAPVQALHAWHLCRDVVQRVASDRPSLARLVLSPPPSAPAVIPPPGDATQRVASERPSSAPTEELPILPPPSAPAAIPPPASPPVPLLPPPPWPSPPEPVCDHPPPMGPPGESSASAQKLSLVQQMVHAAKARSDLTAEELADLVSVCPVTWQNDDQGNPVGTWTTLPYSVVREVKKAIREFGLTSTFVRGLIEGMGAGYSLIPEDWKTLLRMMLSPSQYVIWLSEYRQMAERQAQDRCGFQPGACDQHLNNMAWHQGLSNPIPEFQLTLEETALPPESTTAGRKRRRRNVPSQPVTWGAVKALVATAQRKLAADQQPETPKTLWRFSPKSLLIL; encoded by the exons atgggaagctccctctctgctttgcaagtgcaacaccgtaatgagctgcagtatttgctgcgtaaggctcagcatgactgcccggctcgagaactcactctcctgctacaggaggtgcgtgccaagtgcccgtggtatcctgaagctggaagccttaagctagcggactgggagcgattgggccagacattgcacaaagagcctcgggcacccgtgcaggctttacatgcctggcacctctgccgcgacgtggtacagcgtgtcgcctcggacagaccctccctcgcgaggctggtgctctcgccgcccccgtccgcccctgcagtcatcccccctcctggcgatgcgacacagcgtgtcgcctcggaaaggccctcttcagcaccaacagaggagctgccgatcctgccacccccgtccgctcctgcagccatccctccccctgcttcgcccccagtgcctctattaccaccgcctccctggccttccccaccggagccggtgtgtgatcaccctccccccatggggccccccggagagtcatctgcatctgctcagaagctttcgctggtgcaacaaatggttcacgcagcgaaagctcgatcagatcttacagcagaggagctggctgatctggtctccgtttgcccggtgacctggcagaatgatgaccagggcaaccccgtgggcacctggaccactctgccatactcggtggttagagaggtaaagaaagcaattcgtgaatttggcctgactagcacctttgtgcgtggtctcattgaagggatgggtgctgggtactccctaatccctgaggattggaaaacgctgctgcgcatgatgttgtcacccagtcagtatgttatttggcttagtgagtatcggcagatggcagaacgccaagcccag gaccgttgtgggttccagcccggtgcgtgcgaccagcacttaaacaacatggcatggcaccaggggctgtcgaatcccataccagagtttcagctgaccttggaggagaccgcgttgccccccgagtcgacaacggcgggacggaaacggaggaggcgtaacgtcccaagccagcccgtgacatggggagcagtaaaagcattggtcgccacggctcaacgaaaactggcagcagatcagcagccagaaactcctaagactttgtggcgattctcgcccaaatcactgctaattctgtga